One Sulfolobus sp. S-194 DNA segment encodes these proteins:
- a CDS encoding amidohydrolase family protein → METPDGKIHEIPVIDYHVHVWKAHEDNWLRPELAKGWIDCFYDYHKSLSPQEYIMDYNTFKYYGSKKMIEDVFLNGYVDLGITQPQYLLYFYRTPFGNTEEFGKLVYENPYRFIIGTRWDPRDGEQGKKQLEEDVRRYRVKPWQMRHVKLYTAEWKDIGGNLSRGWRLDSREAFEFIEFSKSLGINILVPHKGPTVWPLDKDAFDVKDVDAAASSFPEMKFVVTHIGLPRFDDFCWIGVQDKNVYAGLAVATAFIHKRPRYFAQIMAELLFWLGPDRILYGSDYAIWNPKWIIEDFIKFELPPDIEKEYGVQLTLDIKKKILYENAAKLWGIDVNEIIKTLNDDIKSRAKVLETKLSKEVVY, encoded by the coding sequence GTGGAAACACCTGATGGTAAAATTCATGAGATCCCCGTAATAGATTATCATGTCCATGTATGGAAAGCCCATGAGGATAATTGGTTAAGACCAGAATTAGCTAAAGGATGGATAGATTGCTTTTATGACTACCATAAATCCTTAAGTCCCCAAGAATACATAATGGACTATAATACTTTCAAATATTACGGTTCAAAGAAAATGATCGAGGATGTATTTCTTAACGGTTACGTAGATTTAGGAATTACACAACCACAATATCTACTATACTTCTATCGCACACCTTTCGGAAATACTGAAGAATTCGGTAAACTAGTTTATGAAAATCCCTATAGATTTATAATAGGTACCAGATGGGATCCTAGGGACGGTGAACAAGGTAAAAAGCAATTAGAGGAAGATGTTAGAAGATATAGGGTTAAGCCTTGGCAAATGCGTCATGTGAAACTATACACTGCAGAATGGAAAGATATTGGAGGAAATTTATCAAGAGGATGGAGACTTGATTCCAGAGAAGCTTTTGAGTTCATAGAATTTAGTAAATCACTTGGAATAAACATCTTAGTCCCGCATAAGGGACCAACAGTATGGCCTTTGGATAAGGACGCATTTGATGTAAAAGATGTAGATGCTGCAGCTTCATCATTCCCGGAAATGAAATTTGTGGTAACACATATAGGATTGCCCAGATTTGATGATTTCTGTTGGATAGGAGTTCAAGATAAAAACGTTTATGCCGGATTAGCAGTAGCTACGGCGTTTATACATAAGAGGCCAAGATACTTTGCACAAATAATGGCTGAACTGTTATTCTGGTTAGGACCGGATAGAATATTATATGGATCAGACTACGCAATATGGAATCCAAAATGGATAATAGAGGACTTTATTAAATTCGAATTACCGCCAGATATAGAAAAGGAATACGGAGTTCAACTAACTTTAGATATAAAGAAGAAAATACTTTACGAAAACGCAGCAAAACTGTGGGGAATAGATGTTAATGAA